TGATTGTTCAGGAACGGGACCAGCTCGTCTACACTGTGGAAGCGGCGGTGAACGTACCATTCGCGTTCTTTTTCACGGTGGGTGAGCTCGTCGCTGAAGCCGTAAAACAGGACTAGGTAGGTTGGCTGCTTGCGCACACGGAAAGCCTCGGCTTCGTCGGGCGTGCCAATGCGGACGTCGGCACGTTCGTGCACTTGTGCGAGCACGGTTTGAACGTCGGTCTCCCCGGTGCCGGAAAAAACGAGAATGCGCACCGAGGGGAAAAAGACATCCTTGAGCACGGTAAGCAGGATCATTAAAGCAAGCACGGCGAGGTAAAACATCTTTAGCTTTTTCCTCACGGAAGATCCCCCTCCCGCAGGGCATCCTGGCCAGCCATCAAACGATCTAACGGGCTTTGGATGCGCCGAATTTCCCGCGTGCTGACATGGGTGTACAGCTCCGTAGTCTTGACGTTCTTATGGCCGAGCAGCTCTTGGATGTGGCGCAAGTCGACGCCGGCCTCCAACAGATGGGTGGCGAATGAATGCCGCAGGCTATGGACGGTAACGTCTTTCTGGATGCGAGCCTTCGTTTTCGCCTGCTCGAACACTTTTTGGACGGATCGCTCGCTTAAGTGCCTTCGGGGGTCTTGGCCTGGGAACAGCCACGTTTCCGGACGCGCTTCGGCAAGGTATTGCTGCACCAGAGAGAGCGCGGCGGCGGAAAGCATGCTATAGCGGTCTTTCCGCCCCTTGCTTTGGCGTAAAAACACGGTGTTTCGTGCGAGGTCAAGATCTTGGACGCGCAAGCGAACGACTTCTCCGACGCGGAGCCCGGCTGAGTACGTGAGGGACAAGATCGCGCGATGCTTCAGGAACGTGACCGCCTGCAGCAGCCGCAGCACCTCCGCTCCGGACAATACATTCGGCAGCTTCTTTTCCCGCTTCGGGCGAACATATCGGACAGTGGCCGGTGCTTGTTTGCAAACGTGACGCATGTAGAACGACACCGCGCTGATCGCTTGATTGACGTAAGAATGGGAATGACCGGTTTGGAGCAGCCGTTCGCTGTATTGAGTCACGACGTTAGCATCCCACTCGGTAGGCGTCCCTTCCGCTGCGGCGAGGAATCGCCTGACATGACCCGCGTAAGCGCGGATCGTTTTTGCACTGTACCCTCGGAGCCGCAGCTCCTGCAGCAGGACGTCTAGGTCGCGATCGGCCTCTACAGTAGCGGAGGCAGCGGAAGTGTCAACGCCCCGCTCCGCTTCGATGCGAGACGACGAAGGCAGTTCGGCATAAAGAACCCAAGCGTTAGCCATCTCCGCGCCGCGAAACAATTCAAGAAGCGCCACCGCATTCGTTCGCGTGCGCGGCACGAGCCACATGCGTCGGTCCGGGTCGTATTCCCGGAACGGGATCGTCCGGATGTGCGAAAGCACCTCTTCGTCCCAAGGGCGCCATGCAATGCCAAGCCTACGCTCGTCGATCGCCGTGAATGTAACTTTCATGATACGATGTCCTCCTCATTATATGGGAACTTCCCTATTTTGGAAATAAAAAAGACCGCAACGCCCCGGCGGGCGTGCGGTCTCCGATGCTTTCGGAAGTCCGTGTAACGTCGTATAAAATTACCATACCATGGAAAGCTGGAAATGTCGAGGGGCGCCGCTCGCCGTGAATGGAGGGATGACCTCCGGTACAAAATAAGGGCGTCGCGGTACGCCGCGTTCACATACGAAAGGGGTAGACGAACGATGGCTAAGCAAAGAAACAAGCAAAAGCAGCAACAGCAGCAAGATCAAGGCGGTCTGACCGGCGCAGTGAAGCAAGTGACGAAGTCCGTAAAGAACGCCTTCACGGGCGGCAACGACAACCAGCAGTAACAAAGCGAAGGGAACGCGTCCGGCTTCGCGGCCGAGGCGTTCCCTTGCTCCATACATAAGTTAGAATAAGGACAATTGATTCGTTTCCGGCAGGCCGCGGAAGCAGCCCATCCCGGTCAGCAGCTCGATGATCGTCTTGGACGCCTTCGAGCGCTGCTGGAAGTCCTCGATCGAGAGGAACGGACCGCCTTCGCGAGCGGCGGCGATGTTGCGGGCCGCGTTCTCGCCGATGCCGGCCACCGCGGAGAACGGCGGAATGAGCGAATCGCCGTCAACCAAAAATTTGCGCGCATCCGACTTGTACAAGTCCAAAGACTTGAACGTAAACCCGCGCGCGGTCATCTCCAACGCCATCTCGAGCGGAGAAATCATATTCTTCTCCTTCGTCGTAGCGTTGAAGCCCTTCTCTTCGATCTCGATGATTTTCGCAAGAATGGCGTCATAGCCTTGCGCGAGCAGGTCGAGATCGAAATCTTCCGCACGCACCGTAAAGTACGTCGCGTAGTATTGAATCGGGTAGTACACCTTGAAGAACGCCGTCCGCACGGCGGAAATGACGTACGCGGCTGCGTGCGCCTTCGGGAACATGTACTCGATGCGCAGGCACGAGTCGATGTACCATTTCGGCACGCCGCATTTTTTCATTTCTTCGATCCATTCGTCCGTGAGGCCTTTGCCCTTCCGTACGCTTTCCGTAATTTTAAACGCGAGCGCCGCGTCCATTCCGGCTTTATAAATCAAGTACAGCATGATGTCGTCGCGGCAGCCGATAACCGTCTTGATCGTACAGGTGCCGTTCTTGATCAGTTCCTGCGCGTTGCCGAGCCATACGCCGGTGCCGTGCGACAGACCGGAAATTTGGAGCAAGTCGGCGAACGTTTTCGGCTGCGTTTCTTCTAACATCTGGCGGACGAAGCGCGTCCCCATCTCCGGCACGCCATACGTCGCGACCGGGGAACGAATTTGCTGCGGCGTCACGCCGAGCGCCTCCGTCGACGAGAAGATGCTCATTACTTTCGGGTCGTTCATCGGGATCGTCGTCGGGTCGACGCCGGTCAA
The window above is part of the Paenibacillus sp. genome. Proteins encoded here:
- the xerA gene encoding site-specific tyrosine recombinase/integron integrase; amino-acid sequence: MKVTFTAIDERRLGIAWRPWDEEVLSHIRTIPFREYDPDRRMWLVPRTRTNAVALLELFRGAEMANAWVLYAELPSSSRIEAERGVDTSAASATVEADRDLDVLLQELRLRGYSAKTIRAYAGHVRRFLAAAEGTPTEWDANVVTQYSERLLQTGHSHSYVNQAISAVSFYMRHVCKQAPATVRYVRPKREKKLPNVLSGAEVLRLLQAVTFLKHRAILSLTYSAGLRVGEVVRLRVQDLDLARNTVFLRQSKGRKDRYSMLSAAALSLVQQYLAEARPETWLFPGQDPRRHLSERSVQKVFEQAKTKARIQKDVTVHSLRHSFATHLLEAGVDLRHIQELLGHKNVKTTELYTHVSTREIRRIQSPLDRLMAGQDALREGDLP